One genomic window of Osmia bicornis bicornis chromosome 5, iOsmBic2.1, whole genome shotgun sequence includes the following:
- the LOC114882651 gene encoding uncharacterized protein LOC114882651 isoform X2 has translation MRIRPGCAAALVVLLQVALVASKALDQNQLQQQKSQQQIPYGTAAQKRWGGDAGGHGGDVGTGYGGDFGGHGGDFGGHGGDSGGYGGDIGGGYGHSGGGGGGDIGGGFGHSGGGDIGGGDIGGGDAGGAGDEHHDDHHHDHGYWKKKLIWKPGWKKIWKPAKKQIWKPAWKKIWKPIWVPTQKAVWKDIQVPAWKKIWKPVWKEIQVPVWKEIQVPAWKKVWKPVWKPIKVPAWKEIQVPAWKKIWKPVWKEIQVPAWKEIQVPAWKKIWIPEWVKIGIPGEHYHGTDHHGWEYTSHDLWKKKLIWKPLWKKYWKPAKKQIWVPDKKLEWVEAWKQIWKPAKKQIWVDDKKLIWKEEWKQIWKPSKKLIWVPDKKLEWKEAWKQIWKTDKKLEWVPDKKLSWKEAWKQIWVPAWKEIWVPAWKKIWKPVWISEWFPAEDHHPHHHGWEDRKDSSQAQGSQVVPYSSEASAKQNAQGQQQQRQVDENKVRWDRSSKTEAPSLSQDLVPPPAPTNQSSANFAFPKR, from the exons ATGAGGATTCGCCCGGGATGCGCG GCTGCACTAGTGGTGCTACTGCAAGTCGCTCTGGTGGCGAGCAAGGCATTGGATCAGAATCAGCTGCAACAGCAGAAGTCTCAGCAGCAAATACC ATATGGCACAGCGGCTCAGAAGCGATGGGGTGGTGACGCAGGTGGTCATGGTGGAGATGTAGGTACTGGCTATGGTGGAGACTTTGGTGGTCACGGTGGAGACTTCGGTGGCCACGGTGGAGATTCAGGAGGTTACGGTGGTGACATTGGCGGCGGCTATGGTCATTCcggaggtggtggtggtggtgacATTGGCGGTGGCTTTGGCCATTCTGGAGGTGGCGATATCGGAGGTGGCGATATCGGAGGTGGTGACGCCGGTGGAGCAGGGGACGAACACCACGATGACCATCATCACGACCATGGTTACTGGAAGAAGAAGCTGATTTGGAAACCAGGCTGGAAGAAGATCTGGAAACCGGCTAAGAAACAGATTTGGAAACCTGCGTGGAAAAAGATCTGGAAGCCCATATGGGTGCCAACGCAGAAGGCTGTATGGAAGGACATTCAGGTACCAGCTTGGAAGAAAATTTGGAAACCCGTATGGAAAGAGATCCAAGTACCAGTGTGGAAAGAAATTCAAGTACCAGCGTGGAAGAAGGTCTGGAAGCCTGTTTGGAAGCCCATCAAGGTTCCAGCGTGGAAAGAAATACAGGTACCTGCATGGAAAAAGATCTGGAAGCCCGTTTGGAAGGAAATTCAAGTGCCAGCTTGGAAGGAAATTCAGGTACCCGCTTGGAAGAAGATTTGGATCCCAGAGTGGGTGAAAATTGGCATTCCAGGTGAACATTACCACGGCACCGATCACCACGGCTGGGAATACACCAGTCACGACCTTTGGAAGAAGAAACTGATCTGGAAGCCGCTTTGGAAAAAGTATTGGAAACCGGCTAAAAAACAAATCTGGGTACCAGACAAGAAACTCGAGTGGGTAGAAGCTTGGAAACAAATCTGGAAGCCAGCAAAGAAACAGATCTGGGTGGATGACAAGAAGTTGATCTGGAAGGAAGAGTGGAAGCAAATCTGGAAACCATCCAAAAAGCTGATCTGGGTACCTGATAAAAAATTGGAATGGAAGGAAGCTTGGAAACAAATCTGGAAGACGGACAAGAAGTTGGAATGGGTGCCGGATAAAAAGTTATCCTGGAAGGAGGCTTGGAAACAGATTTGGGTACCTGCCTGGAAAGAAATTTGGGTACCAGCTTGGAAGAAGATTTGGAAACCCGTCTGGATTTCGGAATGGTTCCCTGCAGAGGACCATCATCCGCATCATCACGGATGGGAGGATCGAAAGGACAGTAGTCAAGCTCAAGGTAGCCAGGTTGTACCGTATAGTTCCGAAGCATCAGCTAAGCAGAACGCTCAAGGCCAGCAGCAACAACGTCAGGTCGATGAAAATAAGGTCAGGTGGGACAGATCGTCCAAGACGGAAGCTCCATCGCTCAGCCAGGACTTGGTACCTCCACCAGCGCCGACCAATCAAAGCAGCGCGAACTTCGCCTTCCCAAAACGCTGA
- the LOC114882651 gene encoding uncharacterized protein LOC114882651 isoform X1 — translation MRGCTSGATASRSGGEQGIGSESAATAEVSAANTVRPKACTTYFICTYNYLLQHLNRILINYEIIVRRYGTAAQKRWGGDAGGHGGDVGTGYGGDFGGHGGDFGGHGGDSGGYGGDIGGGYGHSGGGGGGDIGGGFGHSGGGDIGGGDIGGGDAGGAGDEHHDDHHHDHGYWKKKLIWKPGWKKIWKPAKKQIWKPAWKKIWKPIWVPTQKAVWKDIQVPAWKKIWKPVWKEIQVPVWKEIQVPAWKKVWKPVWKPIKVPAWKEIQVPAWKKIWKPVWKEIQVPAWKEIQVPAWKKIWIPEWVKIGIPGEHYHGTDHHGWEYTSHDLWKKKLIWKPLWKKYWKPAKKQIWVPDKKLEWVEAWKQIWKPAKKQIWVDDKKLIWKEEWKQIWKPSKKLIWVPDKKLEWKEAWKQIWKTDKKLEWVPDKKLSWKEAWKQIWVPAWKEIWVPAWKKIWKPVWISEWFPAEDHHPHHHGWEDRKDSSQAQGSQVVPYSSEASAKQNAQGQQQQRQVDENKVRWDRSSKTEAPSLSQDLVPPPAPTNQSSANFAFPKR, via the exons ATGCGCG GCTGCACTAGTGGTGCTACTGCAAGTCGCTCTGGTGGCGAGCAAGGCATTGGATCAGAATCAGCTGCAACAGCAGAAGTCTCAGCAGCAAATACCGTACGTCCCAAAGCTTGTACtacatattttatatgtacatataattatcTACTGCAACATCTGaatagaatattaattaattatgaaatcatTGTACGCAGATATGGCACAGCGGCTCAGAAGCGATGGGGTGGTGACGCAGGTGGTCATGGTGGAGATGTAGGTACTGGCTATGGTGGAGACTTTGGTGGTCACGGTGGAGACTTCGGTGGCCACGGTGGAGATTCAGGAGGTTACGGTGGTGACATTGGCGGCGGCTATGGTCATTCcggaggtggtggtggtggtgacATTGGCGGTGGCTTTGGCCATTCTGGAGGTGGCGATATCGGAGGTGGCGATATCGGAGGTGGTGACGCCGGTGGAGCAGGGGACGAACACCACGATGACCATCATCACGACCATGGTTACTGGAAGAAGAAGCTGATTTGGAAACCAGGCTGGAAGAAGATCTGGAAACCGGCTAAGAAACAGATTTGGAAACCTGCGTGGAAAAAGATCTGGAAGCCCATATGGGTGCCAACGCAGAAGGCTGTATGGAAGGACATTCAGGTACCAGCTTGGAAGAAAATTTGGAAACCCGTATGGAAAGAGATCCAAGTACCAGTGTGGAAAGAAATTCAAGTACCAGCGTGGAAGAAGGTCTGGAAGCCTGTTTGGAAGCCCATCAAGGTTCCAGCGTGGAAAGAAATACAGGTACCTGCATGGAAAAAGATCTGGAAGCCCGTTTGGAAGGAAATTCAAGTGCCAGCTTGGAAGGAAATTCAGGTACCCGCTTGGAAGAAGATTTGGATCCCAGAGTGGGTGAAAATTGGCATTCCAGGTGAACATTACCACGGCACCGATCACCACGGCTGGGAATACACCAGTCACGACCTTTGGAAGAAGAAACTGATCTGGAAGCCGCTTTGGAAAAAGTATTGGAAACCGGCTAAAAAACAAATCTGGGTACCAGACAAGAAACTCGAGTGGGTAGAAGCTTGGAAACAAATCTGGAAGCCAGCAAAGAAACAGATCTGGGTGGATGACAAGAAGTTGATCTGGAAGGAAGAGTGGAAGCAAATCTGGAAACCATCCAAAAAGCTGATCTGGGTACCTGATAAAAAATTGGAATGGAAGGAAGCTTGGAAACAAATCTGGAAGACGGACAAGAAGTTGGAATGGGTGCCGGATAAAAAGTTATCCTGGAAGGAGGCTTGGAAACAGATTTGGGTACCTGCCTGGAAAGAAATTTGGGTACCAGCTTGGAAGAAGATTTGGAAACCCGTCTGGATTTCGGAATGGTTCCCTGCAGAGGACCATCATCCGCATCATCACGGATGGGAGGATCGAAAGGACAGTAGTCAAGCTCAAGGTAGCCAGGTTGTACCGTATAGTTCCGAAGCATCAGCTAAGCAGAACGCTCAAGGCCAGCAGCAACAACGTCAGGTCGATGAAAATAAGGTCAGGTGGGACAGATCGTCCAAGACGGAAGCTCCATCGCTCAGCCAGGACTTGGTACCTCCACCAGCGCCGACCAATCAAAGCAGCGCGAACTTCGCCTTCCCAAAACGCTGA